The genomic interval TCATAATAAACATGTGACAGATGCATTTGAAGAAGACGGCATCATTACACTTGATGGTAAAAATCGTTTAGATATCCTTGACAAGGTCGATACAGGAACGATTGTATTTACTGCTCATGGAGTTTCACCAGAGGTTAGAAGAATTGCGAAGGAAAAAGGACTTGTAACAATTGATGCTACTTGCCCAGATGTTACAAAAACACACGACCTTATACGCGAAAAAAATGCGCAGGGTTATCATATTATCTATATAGGTAAAAAAGGACATCCCGAGCCAGAAGGTGCTGTAGGAGTAGCGCCTGATATCGTTCACCTTGTTGAATCTGTTGAAGATGTCCGTCAATTAAATATTGAGAATGAAAAAATTATTGTTACAAACCAAACAACGATGAGTCAATGGGATGTTGCCGATATCATGAAAATAGTGCAAGAAAAATATCCACATGTTGAAGTGCATCGCGAAATTTGCTTAGCAACCCAAGTTCGCCAAGAAGCAGTTGCTGAGCAAGCAAAGGAAGCAGATTTAACGATCGTTGTCGGGGACCCAAAAAGCAATAACTCTAATCGACTCGCACAAGTATCAGAGGAAATTGCAGGAACAACAGCTTATCGTATTTCTGACTTAAGCGAGCTTAATCTTGAATGGCTAAAAGGTGTAAAAACAGTAGCAGTAACAGCTGGTGCTTCAACACCAACACCAATTACTAAAAAAGTGATTCAGTTTCTGGAGCAATACAACCCAGATGACGAGTCAACTTGGGAAAAAAATTCCTATATCCCTTTATCTAAAATTCTTCCTAAGATTAAGATAAAAAACTAAGCGAAAAGCCCATTTTCAGCTATGCTGAGATGGGCTTTTTGTTTTATACAAACTTAAACGGATTTGTATCGACAGTTGAGCCGAATACATGGACATTAAAGTTTTTCTCTTCACACATTGCACCTAATTTTGAAGATACACCTGCTATCATTACCTTCTCAACATGATGACCTGGATCAATGACATTTAAACCAACCATTAATGCATCATGTGCAACGTGAAAATATAAGTCTCCAGTTACATAAACATCTGCACCCTTTAATTTCGCCTGATGGATATATTTATTCCCATCTCCGCCTAAAACAGCAACCTTCTTGACAAGAGAAGTTGGATCTCCCACCATTCTTACACGCTCAACGTTTAAAGCTTGTTTTGTTTGCTCGGCAAATGCCTGAAGAGTGATTTCTTTCTTAAGTTTTCCAATTCTCCCTAATCCTAATGATGTACCTGATTGATCAAGAGAATAAATATCATAGGCAACTTCTTCATAAGGGTGTGCCTTAATCATTGCTTGTACAATCTTTTTTTGAATTGACTCCGCAAAAATGGTCTCAATTCTTGCTTCTTCAACAAATTCAAGCCGCCCCTTTTGTCCGATATATGGAGCTGAACCATCTAAAGGTAAAAAACTGCCTTCTCCTTTTGCAGAATAGGTACAATGACTATAATTTCCAATATGCCCAGCACCAGCATTCCCAAGAGCTTCTCTCACTTCTTTTTCATGATTTATAGGTACGAATACAACTAATTTTTTTAGCCTTTCCTCATATGTTGGTATAAGGACTTCAAGGTTCGTAAGTTCTAATGCTTCTGCAAGCAAGTCATTTACGCCGCCATTTGCAACATCTAAATTTGTGTGTGCTGCATAAACAGCAATATCATGCTTTATACATTTTTCTAACATTCTTCCATAGGTAGAATCCGTAGAGAGTTTTTTTATTGGTCGAAAAATTGGTGGATGATGGGCAATTATCAAATCCACATCCATTTCGATTGCTTCGTCAATAACCAATTCAGTTACATCTAATGTAATCATTACGTTATGTATTTCCTTGTTTAAACTGCCGATTTGAAGTCCAATCTTGTCTCCTTCTACAGCATATGCTTTGGGCGAAAACTGTTCAAATAATTGAATAACTTGAAAGCCGTTAGGGATTTTTTTCATACTACAAAACCTCCTCAACTAGCTTTATTTGATTTTCTAATTCCCTGAATTTTTCATTGTTTTCATACGTATGACCAGCTGCCTCAAGCTGTTCGAGAATGGTTTTCCAATGTCTACATTCCTGTGTCCATTTCCCGCTGAAAATATCAGATTTTTTCTTTATTAAATGTGGTCCTAACAATAACCCTGTTTGTAAAGAAACGGTTTGATAAGGCTGCATAGGTTCCCCTTTTTCAGCAACAAGAATTTCATAAATTTTATGATCCTCTTCGATAATTTCTTCATCAATTAATTCCCAGCCATTTTCAAGTAACCATTGTCTGATATAGATAGCATGTATATTCGGTTGTAATATTAGACGCTTGACATGAGTTAACTTCCCCTTGCCTTCATCCAATATTTTTTTTATGAGTCCTCCACCCATTCCAGCAATTGTTATACAGTCAATTACTTCACTATCTTCTATAACAGATAGTCCGTCACCTTGACGAACAGATATGACATCTGATAGTTCACATTTCATTACTTGGCTTTTAGCTGATAGAAAAGGTCCTTCTGTAATTTCCCCGGCAATTGCACTCTTCGCTACACCTTGTAAGATCGAATAGCAAGGCAGATAGGCATGGTCAGATCCAATATCAGCTAATATCGCATCTTTAGGTATGTAACTTGCAACTGTCTCCAGTCTTTTCGATAAGTTCATTTCATTCATGTTGTCACCACAATTTCTTTATTTATTAAGGCTTTTTTCGTAAACACTTTGTTGCTTTTTACAAAGAACCAGAGTAGTTGATTTCTGCTCCAGGCTGCTCGCTTTCCGCGTGGCGTGCGGTGAGACTTTTTTAGCGCCTTGCGCCTGAGGGGTCTCACCTGTCACGCTGCTCCCGCAGGAGTCTCGCATATCCGTTCCAATCAACTTATCAATGTATTTACACAAAAACTATTTATAAAACAACAATCTTTTAGAAAAGAGCCTTTATTAAAGATCATTTATAATCCTACTTTAGTATAAAAAAAGTCCTTTACAGATGCAAAGGACTTTTTTATTGGATAGATATATCGCTCTAACTTTTTGAAGTTAATTTTTGTGACTAGCTCCAGCAACCAAGCTGTCTATCACTCAGAAGCACTATAAATGTAGGAATTATGATTGACGTATCAATTCTTACTATTTTTAGTGTTTAGCCAAACAATTAGAATGTAAATCTAAAAACACTTTCTATTCATAGTTTGTCCCATGAATACAAAAACTAAATAGGTGCTATTGCTTTAAATTATTTAATTTGTGATACCCATTCAGCCATTTCATCAAGTTTCTCGTCTGGAACTAAACCAGGTGGCATGATACCTTTACCAGATTTAATGGTTTCTTTGATTCCATCCTTGCCGATTTTGTCTCCAACACCTACAAGTGAAGGACCTGCTCCACCTTCATAGTTTTGGCCATGGCATGAAACACAGCTTTGGTTATAGATATCTTCAGGTTTAGCATTTGCAACATCACCTGCTTTTGGTTCTTCATCACCTTTAGCTAACTTTTCATGATCGCCAAGACCTTTAAAGGATAAAAGGAACATAAGGCCGATTCCTAGAACAGCGATTAATAAAAATGGTATAAGTGGATTGCGATTCATCATGTAACCTCCCTTATGTAAATAAGTAAATCTTCATTAGTCAGGTTTTATATCCTACTAATGAATAATTAAAACAAGCAGCTATTACTATTATATGTAATTAGTAGCGCTTACTTTTTTTAGGTTTAACTGCTCGTTACTGCGGGATAAACACAAATAAGTACGTTTTATTTGTAAACAATCTCTATTTTACTGTAATTTTACAATAAGTAAAAGAGTTATCTTAAAAGATCTCCATGTTTTTCACACTTTAGACAAAAAATAAGCAAAGAGTATGAAATTACCATTTTAACCTATTGACATTTCATTATAATATTGATTTCAAGTGATAATCGTCAATATAAGGATAACCAATCCTACTATTCCACTAATTAACAAATATAATACGTGATAAACTCTACCTAAAATGATCCACAATAAACAATTCAAAATTATTATTAACCCAATCCATAAGCGATCTCCAATTGTAACATTCTCAACTATGATTAATGAAGAAATTAACAATTCTATTAAAGTTACACTTAAAGGCACTTGAAAAAGTGCTTTTTTTCTTATAAAGTAAGCGGTGACAACAATTGAAGATATGAGACAAAAACTTATTAGGGCTATTTGCAAAAGGAAAGACAATTCAGTAAAATATATGACAAGAAGCATCGCTAGCAGAAAAACAAGTAACATGCTATATAAGAGGAATTGGCCGTTAGTTATCCTTTTCCTAGCTTGGTTTTTCTGAGTAGTTAATACTTCATCTTCCTGATGACCTTCAGTATAAAGTGCTAACAAAAAATCACAATAGGTTTCTGGAAGAAGTTTATTATCTTTCCAATAATAAAGTTCTTTTATGATAATGTTTTTTTTCTCATTGTTCATCTTAACGTCATCCTTTTTTCTAATAAAAAGACGGACAAAGTTGTCCGCCTCATACTATTCTAGAAAATCCTTAAGACGTTTACTACGACTTGGATGACGTAACTTACGTAGTGCTTTTGCTTCAATTTGACGAATACGTTCACGTGTAACACCGAAGACTTTTCCAACCTCTTCAAGAGTTCTTGTTCTGCCGTCATCTAATCCGAAGCGAAGACGTAATACATTTTCTTCACGATCTGTTAGTGTATCCAAAACATCTTCAAGCTGTTCTTTTAATAATTCATATGCAGCATGTTCTGAAGGAGAAGTTGCATCTTGGTCTTCGATAAAATCACCTAAATGAGAATCATCTTCTTCACCAATTGGTGTTTCTAAAGATACTGGCTCTTGAGCAATCTTTAAGATTTCTCTTACCTTATCAGGCGTTAATTCCATATCTTCACCAATTTCCTCTGGCGTTGGTTCGCGACCTAAGTCTTGTAGTAATTGACGTTGTACTCTAATTAATTTGTTAATTGTTTCAACCATATGAACAGGGATACGAATTGTACGTGCTTGGTCTGCAATTGCACGTGTGATCGCTTGTCGGATCCACCAAGTAGCATACGTACTAAATTTGAAACCTTTTCGGTAATCAAATTTTTCTACGGCCTTCATTAAACCCATATTACCTTCTTGAATTAAATCAAGGAATAACATGCCTCTTCCTACATAGCGTTTAGCAATACTAACGACGAGGCGAAGATTTGCTTCAGCTAGTCTGCGTTTTGCTTCTTCATCACCATCTTCAATACGATTTGCAAGTTGAATCTCTTCATCTGCTGATAAAAGGTCAACACGCCCTATTTCCTTTAAGTACATACGAACAGGATCATTTATTTTTACACCAGGAGGAACGCTAAGATCGTTCAAATCGAACTCTTCTTCCTTGGCAAGTTCTTTAACGTTTGGATCTTCTGTTTCACCAGCTTCACCAATCAATTCAATCCCTTGTTCACCTAAAAATTCATAATACTCATCCATTTGGTCTGATTCAATCTCAAAGTTAGCCATACGTTCTGCTATTTCTTCATATGTCAAAACTCCTCGTTTTTTCCCAATTTCAGTTAACTGATCTTTCACCTGTTCAAAGGTTACTTCAGATTCATGGGTTTGTTTATCAGCCATAGGATCCCCTCCTTCCAAACTTATCACATGTTAAGATAAGCCATCGGATTACTGTTTAGCGGTTATATTCCTAATTTATAGGAAAATGTGTTTGCTGCTTTTTATTTACACGCAGTACACATCTTAAAACACACTTGTATTTCATCTTCAGCTTAGTTCTTTCATTGATTGTTTTAAGCGCATTATTTCCATTGCAATTTGAGCTGCTTCTTTATATTGCTTTTTTCTTTCAGCTTCTATTTTTTCAGCTTCTTTATCTTTTATCATTAACATTTTTTGATGATTCAACACCTGTTTTATGTAATCTGCTAGTTCTTGTTCACTAACTTCAGGGTTTATCTGGATCATCGCAATGTTGGATACAATATGTTGTAGCTCTGGATTTGGCAGCCTTGAAAGAAAAGAACTTACACTCTCTTCATTTCCTTCTTCATAAAAACCATATAAATAAGTTACGATTGCTTTATGTTCCTCAATATTGAATTGAAGTCCAAGTCTTTCAAGCACTTTTTCTGCAAAATCTTTACTTCTTAGCATATGAGCGATCAACATTCGTTCAGCGGTATGAAATGCCGGTAATAATCTATTCGATTGAATAGGTACTCTTTTCCTGTGTTGTTCGTTGGTTGCCTTTTGTTGTTGTGGAGCCTTTTTGTTATGTGATTGTTTTTCTTTTTGGTGAAGCTGTTCATTCAGGACATCTAGGGAAAGCTCGAATTCTTTTGAAAGTTGTTTTAAATAAATTTCTTTTTCAATAGCATTTGTTAATTTGCTAAGCTCAGTAATAACATTTTCGATATACTGAAGCCTTTCTCCTTCGTTTTGGAGATTCTTTCCTCGGCGAAAGTAGTTCATCTTAAATGTCATTAAAGATACGCTTGCCCCTATTACATCATTTCTAAATTTCTCTGAACCAAATTTTTTGATGTAGTCATCAGGGTCTAATCCATCTGGAATCATTGCCACATTAATTTTGCATCCTGCATCTAGCAATGTTTTTGAAGCTCTAATTGTTGCCTCAATACCAGCTGAGTCCGAGTCATAGCAAATAACTACTTCTGAAGCATTTCTACGGATAATTTTCGCTTGATCTTCGGTTAAAGAAGTACCCATAGATGCAATGGACTGTTCAACTCCAGATTTAACTGAAGAAATAACATCTGCAAAGCCTTCAAAAAGAATAACTTGTTGATTCTTTCGTATATGTACTCTTGCCCGATGAAAATTATAAAGCAATTTGCTTTTATTAAAGATTTTTGTCTCTGGGCTGTTTAAATACTTTGGTTTTTCATCTCCTAGCACTCTGCCTGAAAATGCAATAGGCAATCCGTTATGATCATTGATCGGAAACATGATCCGATTACGAAATCGATCAAAATATTCATCGGAATTGCTCTTTTTGACCAACAGACCAGCTTCCTCCATCATATGCGGGTCAAATCCTCTTTTTATTAAAAACTTTGTTATGAAGTCCCATGAATCTAAAGCATAACCTATTTCAAATTGATCGATTATTTCCTTAGTGAAACCTCGGTTTAATAAATAGTCTAAAGCTTTTTGACCCTCTTTTGTATTCACTAGCAAATGATGGTAAAATTTCTTTAATAGCTCATGAGCTTCTATCATTTTCTCAGCATCTTTAGAAACAGTGTTTACTGAAGTAGTTGGGCTCATTGCCGGCAAATCAATACTTGCTTTATCTGCTAAAAATTGAGCAGCTTCAATAAATGAAAAACCTTCATGCTGCATGAGAAATGAAAATACGTTTCCACCTGCACCACATCCGAAACAGTGAAAAATTTGTTTATCAGCCGAAACCGAGAACGAAGGTGATTTTTCACCATGGAATGGACATAAGCCAAAATAGTTACGACCTTGTTTCTTCAATTGAACATATTCACTTATAACGTCAACAATGTCAGAAGTTCTTTGAATTTTTTCGATTAATTCCTCGGG from Metabacillus sediminilitoris carries:
- a CDS encoding 4-hydroxy-3-methylbut-2-enyl diphosphate reductase, translating into MDVIKIAPRGYCYGVVDAMVIAKNAALDKSLPRPIYILGMIVHNKHVTDAFEEDGIITLDGKNRLDILDKVDTGTIVFTAHGVSPEVRRIAKEKGLVTIDATCPDVTKTHDLIREKNAQGYHIIYIGKKGHPEPEGAVGVAPDIVHLVESVEDVRQLNIENEKIIVTNQTTMSQWDVADIMKIVQEKYPHVEVHREICLATQVRQEAVAEQAKEADLTIVVGDPKSNNSNRLAQVSEEIAGTTAYRISDLSELNLEWLKGVKTVAVTAGASTPTPITKKVIQFLEQYNPDDESTWEKNSYIPLSKILPKIKIKN
- a CDS encoding Nif3-like dinuclear metal center hexameric protein; this translates as MKKIPNGFQVIQLFEQFSPKAYAVEGDKIGLQIGSLNKEIHNVMITLDVTELVIDEAIEMDVDLIIAHHPPIFRPIKKLSTDSTYGRMLEKCIKHDIAVYAAHTNLDVANGGVNDLLAEALELTNLEVLIPTYEERLKKLVVFVPINHEKEVREALGNAGAGHIGNYSHCTYSAKGEGSFLPLDGSAPYIGQKGRLEFVEEARIETIFAESIQKKIVQAMIKAHPYEEVAYDIYSLDQSGTSLGLGRIGKLKKEITLQAFAEQTKQALNVERVRMVGDPTSLVKKVAVLGGDGNKYIHQAKLKGADVYVTGDLYFHVAHDALMVGLNVIDPGHHVEKVMIAGVSSKLGAMCEEKNFNVHVFGSTVDTNPFKFV
- a CDS encoding tRNA (adenine(22)-N(1))-methyltransferase: MNEMNLSKRLETVASYIPKDAILADIGSDHAYLPCYSILQGVAKSAIAGEITEGPFLSAKSQVMKCELSDVISVRQGDGLSVIEDSEVIDCITIAGMGGGLIKKILDEGKGKLTHVKRLILQPNIHAIYIRQWLLENGWELIDEEIIEEDHKIYEILVAEKGEPMQPYQTVSLQTGLLLGPHLIKKKSDIFSGKWTQECRHWKTILEQLEAAGHTYENNEKFRELENQIKLVEEVL
- the cccA gene encoding cytochrome c550; its protein translation is MNRNPLIPFLLIAVLGIGLMFLLSFKGLGDHEKLAKGDEEPKAGDVANAKPEDIYNQSCVSCHGQNYEGGAGPSLVGVGDKIGKDGIKETIKSGKGIMPPGLVPDEKLDEMAEWVSQIK
- the rpoD gene encoding RNA polymerase sigma factor RpoD; amino-acid sequence: MADKQTHESEVTFEQVKDQLTEIGKKRGVLTYEEIAERMANFEIESDQMDEYYEFLGEQGIELIGEAGETEDPNVKELAKEEEFDLNDLSVPPGVKINDPVRMYLKEIGRVDLLSADEEIQLANRIEDGDEEAKRRLAEANLRLVVSIAKRYVGRGMLFLDLIQEGNMGLMKAVEKFDYRKGFKFSTYATWWIRQAITRAIADQARTIRIPVHMVETINKLIRVQRQLLQDLGREPTPEEIGEDMELTPDKVREILKIAQEPVSLETPIGEEDDSHLGDFIEDQDATSPSEHAAYELLKEQLEDVLDTLTDREENVLRLRFGLDDGRTRTLEEVGKVFGVTRERIRQIEAKALRKLRHPSRSKRLKDFLE
- the dnaG gene encoding DNA primase, which codes for MGNRIPEELIEKIQRTSDIVDVISEYVQLKKQGRNYFGLCPFHGEKSPSFSVSADKQIFHCFGCGAGGNVFSFLMQHEGFSFIEAAQFLADKASIDLPAMSPTTSVNTVSKDAEKMIEAHELLKKFYHHLLVNTKEGQKALDYLLNRGFTKEIIDQFEIGYALDSWDFITKFLIKRGFDPHMMEEAGLLVKKSNSDEYFDRFRNRIMFPINDHNGLPIAFSGRVLGDEKPKYLNSPETKIFNKSKLLYNFHRARVHIRKNQQVILFEGFADVISSVKSGVEQSIASMGTSLTEDQAKIIRRNASEVVICYDSDSAGIEATIRASKTLLDAGCKINVAMIPDGLDPDDYIKKFGSEKFRNDVIGASVSLMTFKMNYFRRGKNLQNEGERLQYIENVITELSKLTNAIEKEIYLKQLSKEFELSLDVLNEQLHQKEKQSHNKKAPQQQKATNEQHRKRVPIQSNRLLPAFHTAERMLIAHMLRSKDFAEKVLERLGLQFNIEEHKAIVTYLYGFYEEGNEESVSSFLSRLPNPELQHIVSNIAMIQINPEVSEQELADYIKQVLNHQKMLMIKDKEAEKIEAERKKQYKEAAQIAMEIMRLKQSMKELS